A portion of the Segatella copri DSM 18205 genome contains these proteins:
- a CDS encoding DUF3791 domain-containing protein, with product MAYTDNDTYRHIHFAVMAIESGARKLGISGKEMHDRLLKQGLIHRRLIKRYEDLHTQSLDWVADDISETLLNWEKEV from the coding sequence ATGGCATATACAGACAACGATACATACAGACATATTCACTTCGCCGTTATGGCAATAGAGAGTGGAGCACGTAAATTGGGTATTTCCGGAAAGGAGATGCACGACCGCCTGCTGAAGCAGGGATTGATTCACCGTAGGCTGATAAAAAGGTATGAAGACCTTCATACACAAAGCCTTGACTGGGTGGCAGACGACATTAGTGAAACTTTATTGAACTGGGAGAAAGAAGTATGA
- a CDS encoding DUF3990 domain-containing protein encodes MITLYHGSYIQVGKPLVKLGRKKVDFGQGFYLTKLRLQASSWAKTIAERKGRNALPTLSIYSFDYDAVKSKDYRIKIFDSYNLEWLEYVVDCRKGGTKQTMYDIVEGGVANDNVIDTVEDYENNVITAEQALGQLKYKAVNHQLCILNQEIVDNYLSFVSSEQIEKED; translated from the coding sequence ATGATTACACTATATCATGGCTCTTATATACAAGTTGGAAAACCACTTGTTAAATTAGGAAGAAAGAAGGTGGACTTTGGGCAAGGCTTCTACCTTACCAAATTGCGCCTACAGGCTTCGTCATGGGCAAAGACTATTGCTGAAAGAAAAGGACGTAACGCCCTACCGACATTGTCTATATATTCATTTGATTACGATGCGGTAAAGAGTAAAGATTATCGCATTAAAATCTTCGACAGTTACAATCTTGAATGGCTGGAATATGTAGTTGATTGCCGTAAAGGAGGTACAAAGCAAACCATGTATGACATCGTGGAAGGTGGCGTTGCCAACGATAATGTCATTGATACTGTAGAAGACTACGAGAACAATGTCATTACAGCCGAGCAAGCCCTAGGACAATTGAAATACAAGGCTGTAAATCATCAACTCTGCATATTGAACCAAGAGATTGTTGACAACTATCTGTCGTTTGTTTCGTCAGAACAAATAGAAAAGGAGGATTGA
- a CDS encoding DUF3791 domain-containing protein → MRDSVLWRKQSRIIMMLAEALHIDAERALNLFYATKVYQQLSDPKYGLQLMSDDYILENLIEELRETQ, encoded by the coding sequence ATGAGAGATTCTGTATTATGGCGCAAACAAAGCCGAATAATAATGATGCTTGCAGAAGCTCTGCATATTGATGCAGAAAGGGCACTCAACTTGTTTTACGCTACTAAGGTGTACCAGCAACTGTCTGACCCGAAATATGGTTTACAGCTTATGAGTGATGATTATATTCTTGAAAACCTCATAGAAGAACTGAGGGAAACCCAATAA
- a CDS encoding aldo/keto reductase: MEKEILLNNGVKIPTPGFGTFLTPDGATCVEAVKAAIAAGYTHIDTAAIYKNEKSVGEGIKESGIKRENLFVTSKVWNTERGYDKTLKAFDKTLSDLQLDYLDLYLIHWPANEFQFGKDANQLNVDTWKAMERLHEEGLIRSIGLSNFMQHHAEPVMAKANICPMVDQIEYHPGFTQKECVEFCQKNNILVEAWSPLGRGNVLDNPLLKSIAANHNKSVAQVVIRWVMQTGVLPLVKSVTPSRIKENFDVFDFELSQQEMLEIASLKTDRIGSDPDTCDF; this comes from the coding sequence ATGGAAAAGGAAATATTATTGAATAATGGAGTGAAGATTCCTACACCGGGCTTCGGAACGTTTCTTACTCCTGATGGAGCAACCTGCGTTGAAGCTGTGAAGGCTGCCATCGCTGCAGGCTACACCCACATCGACACCGCTGCTATCTATAAGAATGAGAAGAGCGTGGGCGAGGGAATCAAGGAAAGTGGAATCAAGCGTGAGAATCTCTTTGTTACCAGCAAGGTTTGGAACACGGAGCGTGGTTACGACAAGACCTTGAAGGCGTTTGACAAGACTTTGAGCGATTTGCAGCTTGATTATCTCGACCTCTATCTCATTCATTGGCCAGCCAACGAATTTCAGTTTGGTAAGGATGCTAATCAGCTGAATGTAGATACTTGGAAAGCGATGGAACGTCTTCATGAGGAGGGCTTGATTCGCAGCATCGGTCTTTCCAACTTCATGCAGCATCATGCAGAGCCAGTAATGGCGAAGGCAAACATCTGTCCGATGGTTGACCAGATAGAGTATCATCCTGGATTCACCCAGAAGGAGTGCGTGGAGTTCTGCCAGAAGAACAACATTCTTGTGGAAGCATGGAGCCCGTTGGGAAGAGGCAATGTTTTGGATAATCCTCTCTTGAAGTCGATTGCTGCCAACCATAACAAGAGCGTGGCTCAGGTAGTTATTCGCTGGGTGATGCAGACAGGCGTGCTGCCACTGGTGAAGTCGGTTACTCCAAGCCGAATCAAGGAAAACTTCGATGTATTCGACTTTGAACTCTCTCAGCAGGAAATGCTTGAAATCGCATCGCTGAAAACTGACAGAATTGGTTCAGACCCAGATACATGTGACTTCTAA
- a CDS encoding AraC family transcriptional regulator has product MPILERKIAHEMITLCSHITYPEFVLPLHKHAEYELMIFTHGSGKQFVGEGVAPYTEGDVALIGSNVPHLHLCKSRMKSGENAGKEELKPGLETEQEDRLYSSGEAIQFSPQLFPSSLLNLPDYAHISELLSKSQYGIRFYDEGLYDELLEMMKAFDSSTHTSRLIILLQILDRLHHCKETQLLSSTAYNNANRQPELEEPIGRIYTYLYNNFREKVVLKDVADFVGQNPTSLCRYFKKSTDKSIFQVLAEIRIEYACKLLANSDLTITEVAFSSGYNTPTLFFEQFQKIIHLTPAEYRREINGAAK; this is encoded by the coding sequence ATGCCTATATTAGAACGAAAGATTGCGCACGAAATGATAACTTTGTGCAGTCATATTACTTATCCGGAGTTCGTTCTGCCCCTGCATAAGCATGCGGAGTATGAACTCATGATTTTCACCCACGGCAGCGGAAAGCAGTTCGTGGGCGAGGGCGTTGCGCCTTATACAGAAGGTGATGTTGCGCTGATAGGAAGCAATGTTCCGCATCTTCATCTTTGTAAAAGCCGGATGAAGAGTGGGGAGAATGCTGGGAAAGAAGAACTTAAACCAGGGCTTGAAACAGAACAGGAAGATAGGCTGTATAGTAGTGGCGAAGCCATCCAGTTCAGTCCTCAATTGTTTCCTTCGTCTCTTTTGAATCTACCCGATTACGCCCATATTTCAGAGCTTCTTTCAAAAAGCCAGTATGGAATCCGGTTCTATGATGAGGGTTTGTATGATGAACTCTTAGAGATGATGAAGGCTTTCGATTCATCCACCCACACCTCACGGCTTATCATCCTGCTCCAGATTCTCGACCGCCTGCATCATTGCAAGGAAACGCAACTCTTGTCATCAACAGCTTATAACAATGCCAACAGACAACCTGAGTTGGAGGAGCCTATCGGCAGAATCTACACCTATTTATATAATAACTTCCGTGAGAAGGTGGTGCTGAAGGATGTTGCCGATTTTGTAGGTCAGAATCCGACTTCGCTTTGCCGCTATTTCAAGAAATCCACCGATAAGAGCATCTTCCAGGTGTTGGCAGAAATCCGCATCGAATACGCCTGCAAGCTGCTTGCCAATTCAGATTTGACCATCACAGAAGTGGCTTTCAGTTCCGGCTACAATACGCCGACTCTCTTCTTCGAGCAGTTTCAGAAGATCATCCATCTTACTCCTGCAGAATATCGCAGGGAAATCAATGGGGCTGCTAAGTGA
- a CDS encoding sulfite exporter TauE/SafE family protein yields the protein MIETLSVFQWSILALAALCIGMSKTGVQGMMLLIVPYMAMAFGAKESTGVILPMLCMADIMAVAYYKRIADWKTVAKLLPTALLGFLVALFVDKLVPAQGFRQLMGWTLALAMAVMIWSEIFGKENRWMHKWWYSALFGLLGGFTTMIGNAAGPVMSVYLLSMRKEKMEYIGINAWFFLVVNLLKVPFQIFAWDNITWGSFSLNLLMLPVIGIGALLGIRLVKLFPEKAFRRFIQIVTILSVAMMLV from the coding sequence ATGATTGAAACTTTATCCGTATTTCAATGGTCAATCCTGGCACTGGCTGCATTGTGCATAGGAATGTCGAAAACCGGTGTGCAGGGAATGATGCTCCTTATCGTGCCCTACATGGCAATGGCTTTTGGAGCCAAGGAATCAACAGGCGTAATCCTGCCGATGCTCTGCATGGCCGACATCATGGCTGTGGCTTACTACAAGCGCATAGCCGACTGGAAGACTGTGGCAAAGCTCTTGCCAACAGCCTTATTAGGCTTTCTCGTAGCACTTTTTGTTGACAAACTCGTCCCGGCACAGGGATTCCGCCAACTGATGGGTTGGACGCTCGCCCTGGCGATGGCTGTAATGATTTGGAGCGAAATATTCGGCAAGGAAAACAGATGGATGCATAAATGGTGGTATTCTGCCCTCTTCGGTCTGCTCGGCGGTTTCACCACGATGATTGGCAATGCTGCCGGACCGGTAATGTCTGTCTATCTGCTCTCGATGCGCAAGGAGAAGATGGAATACATCGGCATTAACGCCTGGTTCTTCCTCGTTGTCAATCTGCTGAAAGTTCCTTTCCAAATCTTTGCCTGGGACAATATCACCTGGGGCTCGTTCTCGCTGAACCTCCTGATGCTCCCGGTAATAGGAATCGGAGCCTTGCTCGGAATCCGTCTGGTAAAACTCTTCCCAGAAAAAGCCTTCCGAAGATTCATCCAGATTGTCACTATACTTTCTGTAGCAATGATGCTCGTATAG
- a CDS encoding SLOG family protein, with protein sequence MTKFDKAVSAAFTGHRFYNFSQQEVIRERLTKAILEAYEHGISNFISGFAIGIDLMAAQIVQSLKPSCPGMTLTAAIPFRGQADRFKPSDRVVYDGLMASADEVIILSEYYYTRCFLDRDEFMVENASLLIAFYDGREKGGTYYTFKKANCLGITVVNVY encoded by the coding sequence ATGACAAAGTTTGACAAGGCTGTTTCGGCAGCCTTTACAGGACATCGCTTTTACAACTTCTCACAGCAGGAGGTCATAAGAGAGCGATTGACCAAAGCCATCCTCGAAGCTTACGAGCATGGCATCAGCAATTTTATTTCGGGATTCGCCATCGGTATTGACTTGATGGCAGCCCAGATTGTGCAGTCGTTGAAACCTTCCTGCCCGGGAATGACGCTTACCGCAGCCATTCCTTTCAGAGGTCAGGCAGATAGGTTCAAGCCCAGTGATAGGGTGGTTTATGATGGATTAATGGCTTCTGCAGATGAGGTGATCATCCTTTCAGAATACTATTACACCCGATGTTTTCTTGATCGAGACGAGTTCATGGTTGAGAATGCGTCCCTTCTCATTGCCTTCTATGATGGGAGAGAGAAGGGTGGAACTTACTACACTTTCAAGAAAGCCAACTGTTTGGGCATTACGGTTGTGAATGTATATTGA
- a CDS encoding ribonucleotide-diphosphate reductase subunit alpha: protein MNMVQVYIKGQEDKELSSFLRYYPVRIKNIGMDAFFDRQVIYDFKDGRNHADVAKCVAKMLVKVVGERTAVHGTKVKKEERAKRLKEKNNIEVDANFFKNKIVCIWDDVVTTGTSFCAYTAQLEQVGAHVTNGIFLGKTSYKYVQQ, encoded by the coding sequence ATAAGGAGTTGAGCAGCTTTTTGCGCTATTATCCGGTACGTATCAAGAACATCGGTATGGATGCTTTCTTCGACCGCCAGGTTATCTATGATTTCAAGGATGGTCGAAATCATGCAGATGTGGCGAAGTGCGTGGCAAAGATGCTTGTCAAGGTTGTTGGCGAACGTACCGCAGTTCATGGCACAAAGGTCAAGAAGGAAGAGCGAGCAAAGCGCTTGAAGGAAAAGAATAATATTGAGGTGGATGCGAACTTCTTCAAAAACAAGATAGTCTGCATTTGGGACGATGTGGTCACTACCGGCACTTCTTTCTGTGCCTACACCGCACAATTGGAACAAGTCGGGGCGCACGTTACAAACGGCATTTTCCTCGGCAAGACATCTTATAAATACGTACAGCAATGA